The DNA sequence ctgaaatgtggcaaaaggtcgcaaagttcaagggggccgaatactttcgcaaggcaatgtatatatatagatatagatatatatatatatatagagatagagatatatatatacacacacacacagagaccaggGTATTAGGAAATATCCACAGAATGTTTTTTCCCCAATACTGTCAATACCActgaaactatttattttaagttaattaattaattggaatatttgtagctactttctAAGTAAATGCCTGCAGTGCAAGTTAGAAGATCACAATGTAATGACGAGATCAGTATTAAGCTAACATGTAGTCCTGGGAGTAACTGCAGCCCACGCCAGGTGAACTAGTTGCAGTAgggaattcacaactaaatgtttgccagctagatatcttataactattaagttaaGTGTGTAAAATGTGCTAAATTCTCTGCAGCTGTGCACTTAGCTAGATAACTTAGCACTAAGTTAGCAAACCAAGTGGTTAGCTTCTTGCAATCAAGCTCCTCAGAGAATCCCTTCCTGGATCAAGAGCTAATATTTGTTTTGCGCGATCAGCAAACTGTGTAGCATTTTTGAGTTACTTGTATAACTTTGAGTGGGATGTCTTTCCTGCAAAGTGTGTCAGAGACTGTATAAATCTTTTGCATGCGGTCGTTAGATTTcacatgtacttgttagcattgctaaccttgGAATTGAAAATAGCCCTCATGTTCAGTGCAGGTATTACCGAATATTCCGGTATGGCGCTAGGACAATCTGGATACTTCCCAAGCCTACTAGGCATCGATAAGTAGTTTGTGAGAACATCAAGGGACACATCCATTTAGAAGGGTGGTAAACATCTAGGTGGTGAAtcacatggagaggagggaggggttacAGTAGTTTGGAGATGGGATTGGCTGCGGGGGTGCAGACTGACACATGCATGCATAGAGAGGGCTTGTAAAGGAAGTGAGACTAGAGGTCAGAGATGTGGTGTTAGGGGAGACTATTCTGTCTATGGTAGTTTGACCCATAGTGTTTACTGATAAGCTTGGATACATACCAATCACAGGACAAGGGTCAGTCAGTTTAGATATAGATGACCAAAAGATTTAGGTGAGGGGGCTGAAGCATTCCCCAGACACTGGTGGGTGGTGTGTGACGAGGTATTACCCTCCTGAGGTCCAGTACGTCCTGCAGCATGAAGCGGATTCTGGACGATGTCTTCTTCTCCTTGATGATCTTGTCTATCTGGACAAAGTACTGGTCCATACGAGGCTACAGAAAGACAGGCAGGTTAGTGTGTAAATCTATGTTTCTTAGAAATAATTTGGTGTAAGTGTTCTAAAGGATGcaggggttggtgtgtgtgtgacactggtTCAGCATTACCTTGGCCTTTTCAAAGTCCAGGTCCTTGCCTATAGTTGACAAGAGTCTACAGAGGCACTCTAGTGACTCCTCATCGTGGTTCTTCAGCAGCTTGACAATGCAGTCGTGCATGATGGCCTCCGTCAGCATCTTGAGCTTGAACAGCTCACCGATGAACTTTATGTTGCCTAGCGACCGCCGCCGTGCAATGTCTTTGGCCTCCTCCAACTCCGCCTTCAGGCGATCCTTCTCTTCCTTCAGACAGGAAGTGATGGAACAGAGGGAGCAATAGCAGATAGATGGTCAGCTAACTCCTACAGAAACCAAAACCAATTCAAAAAGTGAGAGACATTTGAATTGATCACTCAGAGCCCAGCTCGTACCATGGCTGCAGCGTCCAGCTCTTCTTGCTTTTTCTCAAAGATGACATCATCGTCCTTGTCCTTCTCAAACTCCTTCTGACAACGGTTCAGAAGCAGCTTGCGGAAATTCACAGTGACTCCCGGCTTGTCTGTGGTGGGGACTTTGAGCTGACGAGAGGAACAGAAAAAACAAGCATTTAGGCCACGGTTGGAGAGCTTTGCAGACGTCACAAAACATGAGTTAACGTGACGAGTGTAGTGGCACCACTCCACAAGTCAGCGGCCCAGACACATGGCACAGAATGGAGGTCATCACCGGAACAAGACCAGCACACTAGCCGTACACACACCCTTCAGAGTCACTCACCCCCATAAGGCAGCGGCACATGTTGGCGTAGGCCACAGAGAAGTTGGGTTCAGAAATGGCCTTCTCAAAGATCAGATCTATCACTCCCTTCAGCCTCTCCTCCGTATCGATGGTCAGCTCCTTGACCTGCTTCATTAGCTGTTGGAACATCTGAGGGGTCAGCTTGTTCAGGATACTACGGACCCTCTTAAACAGCTCATGGGTCTTGGCCTGTTCTGGGTTGTCGCTCTCCTCCTCAGGAGCCGCTTGCCCACTGGCAGCCTTCTTGACAGCGGGCTTCCAGGCATCCTCAGCCTTGTTGAGTTTCACGTCGTCCGTCAGAGACGAAGAGATGTTGATGATCCTCCTGGGCTCCTTACGCTGGCCCTGTTGGGAGCGACGCGGTCCTCCACCACCCATAccagagggctggagaggagggaaggaaaaTAAATTCAGTCCACATTGTTTTAATATCTACCCTGAATTTCAGAATCAGAGTGTAGTCTGAGAAGATTGACAGCTAGTTTCCCATGCTAACTCACTGGTCCTCTGtgtccacctcctccaccaccaccacctcctcctcctcctccccccattccAGGCCTGCCCAGGTTGGCAAATGAGGGCGTGAAGTCAGTGCCCATGTTCATCCCCGGCAAACGGCTGGGGTCCAACTGGCGGAGAGGTGCCTTATTcgcctggagagagaggaagtagtaccaggaagagcgagagagagaggtagtagtaCCAGGAAGAGCGAGAGGTAGTAGTACcaggaaaagagagcgagaggtagtagtaccaggaagagagagcgagaagtagtaccagaaagagagagagagtagtagtaccaggaagagagggagaagtagtaccaggaagagagagagagaagtagtaccaggaagagagagagaagtagtaccaggaagagagagagagaagtagtaccaggaagagagagagaagtagtaccaggaagagagagggagaagtagtaccagaaagagagggagaagtagtaccaggaagagagggagaagtagtaccagaaagagagggagaagtagtaccaggaagagagagcgagaagtagtaccaggaagagagggagaagtagtaccaggaagagagggagaagtagtaccaggaagagagagcgagaagtagtaccaggaagagagagagcagtagtaccaggaagagagagcgagaagtagtaccaggaagagagcgagaagtagtaccaggaagagagagcgagaagtagTACCAGGAAGAGAAAGTAGTACCAGAAAGAGACAGCGAGAAGTAGtaccagaaagagagagcgagaagtagtaccaggaagagagagggagaagtagtaccaggaagagagagcgagaagtagtaccaggaagagagagcgagaagtagtaccaggaagagagagcgagaagtagtaccaggaagagagagggagaagtagtaccaggaagagagagcgagaagtagtaccaggaagagagagcgagaagtagtaccaggaagagagggagaagtagtaccagaaagagagagggagaagtagtaccaggaagagagagagcagtagtaccaggaagagagagggagaagtagtaccaggaagagagagcgagaagtagtaccaggaagagagagagaagtagtaccaggaagagagagcgagaagtagtaccaggaagagagagcgagaagtagtaccaggaagagagggagaagtagtaccaggaagagagggagaagtagtaccaggaagagagagagaagtagtaccaggaagagagggagaagtagtaccaggaagagagggagagaagtagtaccaggaagagagagagagaagtagtaccaggaagagagagggagaagtagtaccaggaagagagagggagaagtagtaccaggaagagagagggagaagtagtaccaggaagagagggagaagtagtaccaggaagagagagggagaagtagtaccaggaagagagagggagaagtagtaccaggaagagagagagaagtagtaccaggaagagagagagaagtagtaccaggaagagagtgagaagtagtaccaggaagagaagtagtaccaggaagagagagggagaagtagtaccaggaagagagagagagaagtagtaccaggaagagagggacaagtagtaccaggaagagagggagaagtagtaccaggaagagagggagaagtagtaccaggaagagagggagaagtagtaccagaaagagagggagaagtagtaccagaaagagagggagaagtagtaccaggaagagagggagaagtagtaccagaaagagagcgagaagtagtaccaggaagagagggagaagtagtaccaggaagagagggagaagtagtaccaggaagagagagcgagaatgatGGATACAAAGAAAGACAAAATAAATAACTGGTGAATAAAAGTGGTCCATCTGAATAAATACAATTATCGAATGGAGCGTGCAGTtgttcctccagtccagcaggGGGCAGAGTTGTACTGTACCTTGTCCAGCACCACATCACTGATCTGAGGCAGGCCCACAGGCTTGGACATGGCAGCACTGATGAACTGGAAGCCGAGCAGGAAGTCCCTGTCatacctcttcttctcctctgggTCTATAGGCCTACATAgttctggaggagaggaggaacaaggAATGATAGAGGAATCACATTATATAATGTGACTTTTCATCGGTATAGTCTAGGTTGGTAGAGTTGGGGTATTTAGTCTGGCATCCGAACTGAGTATCACTCAGTTTCACTTAAAAAGAAAATCATACATCGATGTCAAATGGGACTTTAGGACCCATGCTCTGACAAAGCATTTCCAAAAAAGTTAAACTTTGCATCCTCTTGACTGACAGTAAAGGCAGACCCTGTGAGATCAGGTGTAGAGAATAACATTTCTAAGTAAGTATATAAATGTTACACAGCCTCTTAGGGCCAAGGTTCAGAACCCATTCTCTTCTTAGGGCCAAGGTTCAGAACCCATTCTCTTCTTAGGGCCAAGGTTCAGAACCCACCCTCTTTGTACTGGTACTTCAGATCCCCGGGCTTGGGTTCAATGTTCTCTGCATCCAGtttgtcctccttctcctcccacgTCTCATCTACCTCTGCGACGGCAGGGGTGGTGGCTGGGCGGGGCTCCTCGGTGTCAGAGGCAGAAGTGGGTGTGGCCTGCTCTGGCGGGCTCTGCACTACCTGCTCctggaaagggggagagaagagaagggggtgCGAGAGCGAGTGAGGTGCGTGAGAGAGTGTCAGAGGAGGAGAGTGTGCGAGAAACAGGGTGGGAAATGGATAGGGGGAGAGACCGAGGGAAAAAGAGGGGCGGTAGAGGAAAGAGTATTAGTCGATAAAACCAGGCATTCTTAATACTTTGATATGAACGGCGTGGGTGGCTCGTTTGATATGAACGGCGTGGGTGGCGCGTTTGATATGAACGGCGTGGGTGGCGCGTTTGATATGAACGGCGTGGGTGGCGCGTTTGATATGAACGGCGTGGGTGGCGCGTTTGATATGAACGGCGTGGGTGGCGCGTTTGATATGAACAGAGTGGGTGGTGTATTTGATATGAACAGAGTGGGTGGTGTatttgatgtgtgtttgtgttaacaGACCTCCTTAAAGGCATCCAGGAGGTCTCCAACAGTCTCCTTCCTGTTCAGATCcttcatcttcctcttcttcttagGCACAGAAACAGCAGCTACAAGCAGAACACCACCAACACAGTCAGACTAAACCTCTATGGACTGACACTCAATACCAATCCAACACACAAACTCAGAAATCAAAAGTTACCACATTGCCACCTATCCAAAGTTTTATTTTAATGGCTTTCTGTTGGCGCTATTATCATTCCAAGTACCCACTATTCTGTGTCCTCGGTGTAGACACAACCCTGTCACTCTCTGCCCCTCATGACACATGCTCGACAGACAGTCAGACTGCAGCGCCTCAAGGGGCAGATCCTCCTAACCAATGTCTTATCTTCACAAAGTGCCAAGGGGTAGGGTTAGGAATTAAGAAAGACAATGTGGTTGAATGACAGACAGATCGATCTAGATCAGTGGTCcccaaacgttttatagtcccgtacacCTTCAAACATttaacctccagctgcataccccctcAGGTACCAGGGTCAGAGCActttcaaatgttgttttttgccatcattgtaaacctgccacacacacacattatatgatacatttattaaacataagaatgagtttgtcacaacctgggtcatgggaagtgacaaagagctcttatagaacCAGGGAACAAATactaatcaataattttgctctttatttaaccatcttacatataaaaccttatttgttaatcaaaaattgtgaaataaaccaccacaggttaatgagaagagtGTGCATGAAAGGACGCACATAACTCTGAAGTgctgggttgtattggagagaatGTCAGTCTTAAAACAaattccacacagtctgtgcctgtatttacttttcatgctagtgagggccgagaatccactctcacataggtacatggttgcaaagtGCATCAGCGTCTTAATAGCAGTTTGCCAAGGCAGGATTACtcagaaatctgtcagtggcttctgattaaattttcagagaatttcgatgaggctctctcgTTCAGATAGCgttaagtggactggaggcagggcatgaaagggaaaataaatccagttgtttgtgtcatccatttcaggaaagtacctgcgtaattgcgcacccaactcactcaggtgcttcacatttgacattgtccctgtagtgtccaaaacatctatcaagttgtcaggcattcccttggcagcaagagcctttCGGTGGATGCTGCTGTGTACCCAAGTGTCGTcgagagcaactgcttgcacgggcattaccactccactatgtctccctgtcatggctttgcaccatcagtacagataccaacatgagcagcagctacatttggctacatacagaccgttagtggaattcccgcgagagagtaacggttaatgtgattgggaTGTAAATTATTTGACTAGGTTTCCTGTATTTGAcatgttattttgctgaacactacATGGTTTaactttatttttggcagtgaaacgagaagaaaaaaaaacaaatgtatagccccgttggaaaatataaatggactgtttaaAAACgtgaattaaaaaataaaataaaattgtaatcacatttttatttggcgtccCCCTGACGGCATtgccccagtttgggaatacctgatctagatagagagaaatagtgagAGTCAGACTGATACAGACCTTGCATAGAATTCTCCCCGGGTGGGATGGTGTGCTGTGATGGTGAAGAGTCCATCTCGTCTTCAATTTGGCGAGGGGTTATCTCTGTAGTAATAGCAGTCTCAGCTAGGACCACGGGGGCAACGGTCGCCTGGACGACGGGGTCGGGATTTGCCGTGGCGGCGATAGGTGCGGGTGCCTCCCTCTGTAATGGGGTCACCTCAGGCTCAGCGATGGGGCTGAGGTCACACTCAGACAACTCTGCAGAAACCTTCTCAGGGTCCTGGGAGCTGGGGAGCGGCAGGCCGTTGGGCAGACGAAGCTCCTCTGGCTGGGCGATGGGAGACTCCAGCGGGGGTTCTGCTGCCTGGAGGGAGGGCATGGTGATGGACAGGGCTACTGGCTCCTCCTCTGGGAGTGGCTGGGTGGCAGACATACCGTTAGTGCTGCTGCTAGGGTTGGTCACTGGAGCAAGGGAAGGCTCAGGTTTAGATGATGTAGTCACTTCTCTAGCCTCCGTTACCTCTTTAATCTCTTTCTCCTTCACCTGCGCCTCCTTGGCGGCTGAGGGCTGCTCCTCAGCTGCAGGAGTGGGGCGGGGTTCAGGTAGGGGTGCAGGGTAAGCAGGCACTTTAGGGGGAGATAGGGCTGGAGCAGCGGCCGGGGCTGGTGCGTCCATCATGTCTGCAATGGGACACGTTGAGGGTGGGGGGGTGCCAGGGGCAGTAGTGTGGAGGGTGGTAGTTACCCGCGGGGATGTAGGTAGGTCCTGGGGTAAGGAAGGGGATTTACTGTCCGTGTCTGGGAGTTTGACCTCTGTCGGGGCAGTCTTGACCAGTTCAGGGGTTTTAGACAGGGCTGGGGGGCCAGTGATGAGTGTGGCTGCAGGTTTCCCTCTGTCATCTGACGAGGAAAAGAGATGCTTGAGGATGTGGTCGATAGTACTAATGTTAAAATTTACCCTCGTCATTTGATCATCTTTTGATAATTACCCACTTATTATCTATCCGTTATTGGATGGTCAAAATGCATGGGACCTTTCCGATGGAGCATTTTGTCGATGTGATTTATTCAAATTCACAAAAAATGACTTCTATGTACTGAATGTGAACCAATGAAAGACGGCCAGCTACATCCTTCAAGATCACCTGACCCCTCGGCCAA is a window from the Oncorhynchus mykiss isolate Arlee chromosome 24, USDA_OmykA_1.1, whole genome shotgun sequence genome containing:
- the LOC110504100 gene encoding eukaryotic translation initiation factor 4 gamma 1 isoform X6, encoding MSGGTRSGTTPTPPQVNDDSSESSGSEGPAVAQANGENVTPVVVRPDDRGKPAATLITGPPALSKTPELVKTAPTEVKLPDTDSKSPSLPQDLPTSPRVTTTLHTTAPGTPPPSTCPIADMMDAPAPAAAPALSPPKVPAYPAPLPEPRPTPAAEEQPSAAKEAQVKEKEIKEVTEAREVTTSSKPEPSLAPVTNPSSSTNGMSATQPLPEEEPVALSITMPSLQAAEPPLESPIAQPEELRLPNGLPLPSSQDPEKVSAELSECDLSPIAEPEVTPLQREAPAPIAATANPDPVVQATVAPVVLAETAITTEITPRQIEDEMDSSPSQHTIPPGENSMQAAVSVPKKKRKMKDLNRKETVGDLLDAFKEEQVVQSPPEQATPTSASDTEEPRPATTPAVAEVDETWEEKEDKLDAENIEPKPGDLKYQYKEELCRPIDPEEKKRYDRDFLLGFQFISAAMSKPVGLPQISDVVLDKANKAPLRQLDPSRLPGMNMGTDFTPSFANLGRPGMGGGGGGGGGGGGGGHRGPPSGMGGGGPRRSQQGQRKEPRRIINISSSLTDDVKLNKAEDAWKPAVKKAASGQAAPEEESDNPEQAKTHELFKRVRSILNKLTPQMFQQLMKQVKELTIDTEERLKGVIDLIFEKAISEPNFSVAYANMCRCLMGLKVPTTDKPGVTVNFRKLLLNRCQKEFEKDKDDDVIFEKKQEELDAAAMEEKDRLKAELEEAKDIARRRSLGNIKFIGELFKLKMLTEAIMHDCIVKLLKNHDEESLECLCRLLSTIGKDLDFEKAKPRMDQYFVQIDKIIKEKKTSSRIRFMLQDVLDLRRNTWVPRRGEQGPKTIDQIHKEAELEEHREVLKVQQQLLNQNTRGGRGGGGGRDQGNRGGQHPQSGQRSQPQDEGWNTVPISTKSRPIDTSRLSKITKPGALDFNNQLLAPQLGGKGMWGSWGKGSSGGTTGAKPAGEATPESGGRPATSTLNRFSALQPQQPSSSGPSQDSDRRVPLRNSSSRDRGSDKFERLDRGSNDRFGRRDDRNPVTKRSFSRETEEHRREKEHRGPSDPIRRVASMTDDRGTRDRARSKENVKREAAATPPAQTKPSLREEELEKKATAIIEEYLHINDMKEALQCVVEMNSTRLLFVFVRSGLESTLERSPIARERTGLLLHQLYKAGTLPTEQYYRGLQEILEVAEDMAIDIPHIWLYLAELITPMLHEGGIPMGPLFKEISKPLVPQGTAGVLLAQILTLLCRGMSRKKAGAMWREAGLSWKDFLPEDEDVNKFVTEKNVEFTLGGDDETEKSSKKELSSEELNKQLDRLIQDKADNQRIYDWVEANLDETQISSNGFVRAVMTAICQSAILCENPYKLDAKVITRRAKLLHKYLKDEQKELQALYALQALMVEMEQPANLLRMFFDTLYDEDVIKEQAFYKWESSKDPAEMQGKGVALKSVTAFFTWLREAEDEESDNS